GTAATACACTTTTTAACCCGGATTTTCAGGCACATCATCTTGGTCATCCTTTGCCTTTTCAACCCCTTccatcctcatcttcatctaCTCAGTGGGCTCCTGATCACTCAAGCCGGCCTCCCTCAGTTCAAAACTATTTCCAACCAACTGTTGATCCACCAGCACGGCCCTCAAATATACCACCACAAACCCAGATGTACCCCTCCCACAGCCAGTCACCCCACCACAGTGCCCCCACCCCTCAAGCTTACTCTGGACATCCCCAGATTCACCCCCCTGCTCCTCTTCAGAACCCTGTAGCAGCTGCCAGCTCTTTGTTGCCTGACCCAAATGGACCCCAGCACCTCAACTCACATTTACAAGCCCAGAGTTATTTCAGTCAGAGCTCTGCGCCCCAGGACTTGTGGTTCAACCAACCAGTGCAGGACTCCGGCTACCACCAAATGGGTACCGGCTCGGGCCATCATCAGCCACCTACAGACTCTGCTGGATCTCCTCATGTTTCCAGTACGGGACCTGGTTCTGTCAGTCAACCTGCGCCAAGTTCTGTCCCTGCCACAGATGTATATGGTCAAGAGTCTGGTACAATCTCGATGTTCTTCAAAGGAAGTGATGTGGAAAACGAGGAAACTCTTGCTGATGAgaggaataaaacattaaatgggGTTGCTGgatcttttcaaaataacagcaaCCTACCATCTCATAGTAGTCACTCAGATTTGGCTGTCGATTACCAAGGAGTGTCTGTTCCAGATCATTCACGCCTTCCTTATATGAATGAAAGCAGTCATCCTTTACAGGGGCACATCCAAAAGCTCCCGGATAATGACTTTGACCACGTGGAAAATTTGGAGTGTGTTCCAAACCAGGAAGTTTTACCCAACGAATTCAGCAGCAGTCCTGCTGCTGCTATTGCTGCATGTAACCCAGTTGACCAGTTTGAAACAGGACCCAACCTGGAAACTCCAGATTCAGCCCCAAGACCAATGAGATCTGCGAGTGTGTCATCCAACTACAGCAATTTGAGCCATGGAAGTGGAACCGACCCCCGTCGGCACCAGGGAGTCGAAGGTACCTTTATTCAGCAGGAAAGCCCTCGTCTCGCTGATAATCCTAATacctcttctgctgctgctgctgctgccggaGGCTACTTTGAGCAGATAGATACATCTCCAAGTGGTGATGTAGGAGTGCAAGGTTCAGTAGAGCATATGTGGCACCCCACGCCTAGCCCACCAAAACCAACTGGGATTTTCCAAGCAAGCGCCAACAGCTCGTTTGAACCCGTACGTTCACATAGTGTTGGAGTGCGTCCTGCTGAAATTGATAGGGCTAAAATGGTTGCTGAAGGAGGTTCTGATTCCACATCTGGTAACTTGGAGCAGCCGCCAGACAATATGGAGAACATTTATGGGCCAGGACAAGCTCCAGCTTCTGCTCCCAGCGATGTATTATCCAGTCAAGCACACTCAGTGATACATCCTCATTCTCGACCTTCGTCTCGTGCTTTTGGGGCCAATCGGCCCTGCGAGAGTCCGGCCACTACTCTGTGGGCTCAGAACGACCCTATGAGCTTGGGTACCAATATCCTTCTCGCCCCTGCAGCTCCCCCAGTTTTGGCCCCATTAAGAGAACCCAGTGCTGACGTCATCCAGCCACCAGAGGATTCTCCGCTGGACCTACAGGCCTCGCAGAGAGTTCAGACAGCTTCTCAGCAGCATTCAGAGAACCTAGAAAACCCACCAAAGGTGAGTGATGCGGAGCCAGCTGACTCTCAAAGCGGCCTGGGTTACGCATCTCTGCTCGTGTCTGGCTCACTTCATCAGCCCGTTTTAATTGCCCCGCCTGTATCCAATTACAGTGTGATTTCCCCCAGCATTCCTACTGTGTCATCCTCTCAGACTAATCATGGAGAAGTTGTGTCCCCCGAAAGACCTCCCCCACAAGGGCTTGGTGCCAGTATCTCTCAACCATCAGCCCTACCTTCTAAGCAAAATCCGCTTGTTTCTTCTGGGTCCATAGCTTTCTGTTCCTCCGCTCCTAATCAGGGTCCGCTCAATCTGACTCGCGACAAAACAGTTGGAGCAACTTCAGAAATCACAACTCCACCACTCTCTCAACCTGTTCACCCTCCTCTTTCAAGGGGCCAATCATTGGGGGGAGAAAACCATTCTACTGTTAATTCACAGCCCGTTTCTCTCGTGACTGCTTCGGTCTCTAATCATAATCAGACATTAAACTACGAACTGCTTGATTTTTCTATGCACCAATCACATGGCCAGAGCCAGGCGTATGGCCAGCCGTCATCTTTGCATGAGTCGTCACAGTCTAGTAATGGATTTTACCTGCAGGTCACCAAGGATGCTCAGCAGGGAGTAAGAGACGGAGGGAATCTCTCTATACAGACAGTAACTTCTACATCCGCCTCACAAGCTCCACCAGGACTGCCTCCAGCTGCTCCAAACACTCAGCAGACGCAAAGTGAACCTCCTAAGACATCCAATTCTCAAGTTTCATTGCAGGGACAGagggatgctgctgctgttcctgtCAGTGGAGCCCAACTTTTTCATGGTCAATATTCAACTCCGGCACAAGGACCTGCTGGAGGGAatgctcctcctcctgctgctcctgggGTGTGCCCCCCAGGCACACAGGGGGCCGTACCTCCAGGGGATTCCCAAGCAGTTCCAGCTGAAGCTCCCCGTCCACCCTCCTCTGCAGGCAGCCATCAAGGCTACGTgaatcctcctcctcctggatCTGGGCAGATGTACAGCAGCTACTATGGAAACTATGGAGAATACGCAGATAGCAGAGGACAGTATCCTCCAGGCCAGTATCCACCTCCACCTGGAGATCCCAGAATCCAACAGTATTATCAAGTAAGGGTTGAGGCGATTTTGGACTAGCATTTATGAGCAACTGTGGCCTGTGTGTCCctctttattaataattatttttatgctttcctGTCAGGATGCAAACTACCGAGGCAGAGGAGATCCTTGGTATGGCAGTAACCCAGGTTACCGCGATCCAAACTACCAATACAGAGAACCACAGTCGGATCGACCCAGCTCAAGGTCTAGTCAGTACTCAGACCGGCCTTCATCCAGGTTAGTGAAGCAGTCAGTCTTTCTTCAGTATCTGACCTTCACAATCTTCTTCAATTCAAAAgttaaaagtcagaattgttggaaataaaatgtcactgCCTTGTTTTTCTGAGGTGTAATAGTGTACCACTATTAAGTctgttgcaaaacatttaatcaattaatcgcatgataaatcgCACAGTAAAATTACTTTGACTTTATattctgattattaatattttctgaagggtaattttgtttacagacgtCATAATCCATTGTCTTCTAGAAAACCACCCTTTATTCCCATATATGGCGCCATAAAGTTGTCTAGAAGAATGTCTttgatttttgcctttttgtttctttatgtatGTCTATCAGGAGtgggaaataaatttttttaaagaatcgaATGAGAAAGTGTGATTGTTATTGAGGGCCGTTTGATTTAATGAACTCAATTATTCTTAAATGATATTTTTGATAATACAATGcttatgatttttgttttcctgcagctgaaCAACTGGCAAATTAAtgttaatgtaaaacattttttagaaaaacaaatgaatgactataatttataaaaataattaaaaaaataagaaatgtgcaaatatttgtatatttgcTGTCAGGTCATATTTGAAGCTGTAATCCCTGTAAGCAGCAATCTGCTCTCCACTTTACCTTTGACTCCAATGAATAAATACTTAATAAGGTCTGCACATTATTAGGAAATTGAAGTTAAAAATCAATGCTATTTTAACACACTGTTACAGCTGTGTCAAGTGTGTGAATTCACTGGAGTGAGACTCCATCCAACAGCCTCAATATCTTATTGCCATCCAAAGTGTGTATTTTAGTTAATGCAAATATGAAATGACAAACATTGCATTTCCCTGTGGTCTTTTATGCATTGTTAATGCAAAACAGAAATTGCattgatgatttattttgcatCCTTTACTTTGAAatcatttattgttaaaaactCTACATTTTTTTGTCCGTCCTTAGTCAGCACACACACAAGGCTGCTTAATTGCAGCATCATGTTTGGATTTGCATGTTGAAATAACACCTTGTGTTGTCCTTCAGGCAAGGTTATTCTGAAGATTACCAACGGCAAAACCGAAGTGCCTACGGTGAATATTATGCAGATTACCCCAAGCACTATGATTATAGAGGTATGAGCTACATATATTTGCTAGTACAATGTCAATTGGATAAtgatttatgaaagaaaaaatttcaTGTATTTGTCAATTATCttctcttttctgcattttttgtttaaaaaggatACAACTACGGACAGTACGACCAACGGTACAGAGGATACTATGATCAATCCTATTGGTCTTATTACAATGACGCATACAGAAATGGCTACTATAATCAGCAGTATCCGTCCAGGTATGCGTTATTAAAACTCTTCGTACATTGTAGTAAAAAGTACAATGAAGACAGCAAGATGTAAAACAGTGTAGCTATGCATGAGTCCTATCAGTTTACTCCTGCTGAGTGTTTTATCGGCTCACTCACAGGAAAGATGGCTACGACGACCAATGGCAGTACTATCCAGGATATGATCGCAGTTTTGATGACGACAACGTGCGCGGGAGAGATGCTTACGGCGACGACTTTGACCGGCACAGCGTGCATAGTGAGCAGTCAGCACACAGCGTGCACAGCTCCACCAGTCATCACAGCAGACAAAGCAGCTTCAGCTCACGGTCACAGCAGGTGAACTGTCAcggctgctttttatttcatagacaataaaaaaagtgcagtttacttttttaaatttatttttggggaCCTGGATCTTCTGACACCTTGTtctctactcttttttttttttctgcacttcaATTGCAGAGCCAGGTGTACAGGAGCCAGCCTGACTTGGTGTCTGCAGTTTATGACATAACACAATCCACTCTCCCTGTTGACTACTCTTATGGCCAGTATCCAAATCAAGCGGACGCTACTCAGAACTACAGCCAGTACATGTATCCCTCAGAGTACACTGCAGACAGTACCTGGATTGCACCAGAGCAACGTAATCTTACAAAACTCAGTTTttggagaatatatatatatatatatatatatatgttttttgtttttttttatatctcacTTAATCACTTACACTGTAGCCATTGTTTCCCTTTCAGCTCCCCCTCGTCCTGCAACCCCAGAAAAATTTACCATGCCCCATCGTTGTGCTCGCTTTGGACCTGGAGGTCATCTGATCCAAGTCCTGCCCAATCTCCCCTCAGCTGGGCAGCCTGCTCTGGTTGAGATCCACAACATGGAGGTACATTTACCgtaaaaaattgcaaaaagtttttatttattgttttgtacaGAGCTTAAAGGTTTAAATTTCAGCACACATTAAGTTACGTTATGTCATTATGCATTAATCGTAAAGTAGGCATTCCTTAGTTTATGGATCATAGGTTGTAAAATTTGTTTCTATTGCCCTTTTGGAGATACAAACATTTTAGACGTTTGTGAGcagaaaataatgtaaagaaTATGTTATGTATTATCTTCTACTTCTCCTTTTAGACGATGCTGCAGGACACCGCAGATCAGGCTGAGCTGCGAGGTTTCCCTGGACCTCTGATTAAGTAAGTGTATTTTTCTAGTCATCTCCATCTCAAAAACTTCACAGAATCTTGGTTAAAGTAAACTCCTTAAAAAAACCAGACTTCAGTTCTTTAGTGatccaaataatgcaaagtagtgtaacaaaaaagcagaatgttgagttcaatttaactttttttttttctgcagtttagGTTTTTGTAATGAAACATATTATTATATCctaacattttctgtcatgccAACAGGGAGGAGACCCACAAGGTTGATGTGATAAAATTCTCTCAAAACAAAGCAATGGAGTGTTCACGTGACAACAACTTGCTGGACAGAGACTCTGCCCGCCTGCTCTGGGATTTCATTGTATTGCTTTGTAGACAGAATGGGGTGAGTCTACGCTGCCTGCAGCTGTAAATCTACCAGAACaattattatttgattaaaatttggTCTTTCCTTATTGTTGTTTTCCGTTTCGTCAGACTGTGGTCGGCACAGACATCGCTGACCTCCTGCTGAAGGAGCATCGCTCTGTCTGGCTGCCTGGCAAGAGTCCCAACGAAGCCAACCTGATTGATTTCAACAATGAACCTCTTGCACGAGCGGAAGAGGAGCCTGGAGCTGGACCGCTGTCCCTTCTGTCCGACACTTTCATGATTGTCCCGGAGAACATTGGCAAGGAAACGGAGCGCTTCAGAGAGCTGCTTCTGTTTGGGCGCAAAAAGGTAGGAGATAGAGTGATTAGCAAAATGACGTAATTATTTTAAGCCAAATGTATCtgacacattttattctttgatgAAAAAAGGATGCACTTGAAGCAGCCATGAAAGGAGGTCTCTGGGGTCACGCCCTGCTGTTGGCTAGTAAGATGGACAACAGGACACACGCACGTGTCATGACAAGGTGAAGTAGCTGCAGTTGAAGTTTCTTAACCTATAATTATGGTTTTctcattattaaaatgttgttttcttcttcaggtttGCCAATAGTTTGCCCATGAATGACCCTCTCCAAACAATGTACCAGCTGATGTCAGGGAGAATGCCTGCTTCTGCTATGGTACGACCTGTTTTTAAACCGGGGTGCTGAAGAAGTTGCTGACAATGATTTCCCAGCTATCTAAATTGAACGTTTCGTTTTTCACAAACGCAGTGCTGTGGAGAGGAGAAGTGGGGTGACTGGCGCCCCCATCTGGCCATGGTCCTCTCAAACCTAACACACAATATGGACTTGGACACTCGCACTATCACCACTATGGGCGACACTCTCGGTATGGTTATTTTATTAAGAGTCTATCCAGTGGAAGTTGTTTAAACTTTATTGACGTTAATGGCAGCTGGCAGCTTCATTCCTaacatttttgaccatttttttctactttggcAAAGCTTCTAAAGGGCTGACTGACGCTGCTCACTTCTGCTACCTGATGGCCCAAGTTGGCCTGGGGGTTTACACCAAGAAGAGCACCAAGTTGGTGTTGCTTGGATCCAACCACAGGTTAGCCCAAAAATCACACACACCGTCCTGTATATGTCTTTTGacataaactgaaaacaagCCAGACATTTAACTCTGTTTCTTACCTTCAGTTTGGCCTTTAATCAGTTTGCCACCAATGAAGCAATCCAGAGGACGGAGGCCTATGAGTACGCTCAGTCTCTGGGCTCCCAGCCTTGTTCACTGCCCAACTTCCAGGtgggtttttgttatttttagaagCCTGTTCAATATATTTCATATGTTTTTACATTCATAATTACATTGTAAATAAGATATCTGAAGACtatattctctctctctgttctccATCAGGTGTTTAAACTAATCTATGCATGCCGACTGGCTGAATCAGGCCTGTCTGCCCAAGCTTTTCATTACTGTGAAGCTATCGCAAAGACAGTTCTTATGCATGCTTCCTACTACTCCCCTGTGTTCATCAGCCAGATCATACAGGTTTGTAGTTCCTTGcttttgatgattatttttttatattttactttttgactcatgtgattcatttatttatttttctttttgcttaaaGATGTCAGAAAAGTTACGGTTCTTTGATCCGCAACTAAAGGAAAGACCTGAGCAGGAGCTGTTCATTGAGCCTGAATGGCTGATCCGCCTCAAACAGCTGGATGGACAGATCAGGGTGAGGAAGAGCAGCGGTTCTACGTCACCTTGTGGCTTAATATAATTACAAGCATTTCTTGCCAGTTCAAACAGGGAACTATGTAACAATAGATTTCTTCAAAAGTTTgatataatgttttattttccagaaattCATCAGATTTAGATTGACTTTAACAAaccatgtaatttttaaacaattaacatatttgatgatttcttctctctctttttgtaaGACTGGAGTGATTACATACAACAGGGACAGAAGTACTCCTGCACAGTTTGATTGCATCAGCGAAAGTTCCGACTTGGAGCCCCAGAGTCCAACTGAACCTTACAGCATGCCTCTGGAAGTGGACGGCCAGGCCCCCGACAACCAGCTCATGAGCTCATTAATGCCTGGGCCTCAACCGCAGGCGGTACAGTTGATGCctccaggtgtgtgtgaatTTGTTCAAACTTTTGCTCTGTGTGTGATTAGCTCTTAGTGCTGGCAGATAGATTGAGTCTCTTTCACTTCCTTCCAGCTCCCTCCTCCATTCTCCATGAGGGGGCGGCTCCAGCTCAGTTCCCACCCTCAAGCGATGTACCCCAGTTCTACCCCGTTCCCCCCAGTGGACCACCGGGCCAAATCCCCATGCCTGGATTCCCTCCACAGGATCCTGGCGTCGCCCACCCCCCCTTCTACTCTCAACATGAGCAGACCTATCCCGGAGCCCACCAGCAATTTGTTCCCCCACCACAAGAGGGCCAAATGTCGCCTCACATGTTTCCCTCACAGGTGCCACATTCACCTGTTCAAATGACTCACCCACCTTTTCAGATGCCCCAGCACATGCCTCCCTCTCCTGGACATATGGCCCCCATGGAGCAGCCGCACTCACCCCACCCGGAGATGCATCCCACACATCCAATGTCAACCTCCCCACACAGAAGCTCCTTCACTCCTCAGATGGACTTGTATGACCACATGGCTATCATGGTCAGTATTTACCAGCCTGCAGTTCTAAAACAACTTAGAATaagttacaaaatgttttatgtgataCAGGCTTGTCCTAGTTCCAAATTAACAACAGCCTCTGACCCAATTCACAGATGGCTGAATTTTTATACACAAGCACAGGCAAACTGGGGTTGACACATTTACCAAATATGTACAAGTTTCATTACCATCTATATAAGTACTTTTTCTCAGTACaactagtgtttttttttttcccaaaaagaacattttaaacaaaaatggattcaTTTTAGACAATTTAGGAATCTTTActccatttttagttttttttttagtaaggCAAACGTACAGAGccctttttatgtttcaaatctACATTGATTTATAGAGCCTTTCCTTACAAAAGTCagactttgttcattttattgaaatacCAGCTACCTAAATTAGTCAATGATTCGATGCAATCTTCTGGGTTTCCTTAGTTAGAAACCTTTTAAGCTACGGTGAATAATTAACTGAGCTTATTTTACTGTTTGGATCAGTTGGAATGTATGTATGATTGGattgaaattactttttgcAAAGTGCCTCTAGATgtcatttgttgtgaattggtgccatataaattaataaactgaattgaaaatgacaaattttagTGTACAATTATCTTCTCGTTTTGAAAGAAATGTACATTGAATTTCTGGAGCACAAACTTGATGACTTTGGTCTATGTGGCAAAAATGTTGGAACCCACTAATACAGGAGAAAATGTTTACCTTGTTTATTTGGTTCCGCAGGGTCCGAGGAGATCGCGAACAACTTCACAATCTTCAATGCATTTGGTATGTTGGTGTATCCTGGCTGAAGTAACACTGACATTTCACACCAGAGCTTAATGTCTTGAAACATATTAAATTCCCCTGAGATGATTAATACTCACTACTATTATGTGGTGATGCCCTTAGTTTGATCTACTAAGTATTTCATTCGTTATGTAAATGTCAGAGCGTATCAAAGCGTGTTCttatcagaatattttgttttccagccatCTGGACGCAGCTCTCGCAGGGCCTCTGAATCTTCCACTCACTCCGGTGGAAGAGAGCGGAGCAACTCTGCTGTAAAACAGGCCTCTCCGCCTCCGCCCTCGATTCCCGAACAGCCACGCAAAGAGGAGGCCAGGAAAGCCAAGAAGGATTCTCCAGAAAAGGTTCACTTTCTCACAATTTCAAAAGCTGCACACTGCAGGATTACACTGTTTAACGCAGCGCTTCCTTTCCATGCAAACAGAGTAAAGGCTGGTCATTTTGGCCCTTTGGGAAGAGAAAAAATGAGGCTCACTTGCCAGATGATAAAAATCCTTCTGTAAGTTACATgtgcttattttatttccttccgCCTTAACTCTAGAATTGTTCTTTAGCATTCTATGGCTTTGTGTGTTTATCGTTGCCAGATTGTTtgggatgaaaagaaaaatagatggGTTGACTTGAATGAGCCTGAAGAAGAGGTCAGTGGTTAATAaatggatattttaaaaatgtagatcttaaattagccttttttttgatgggtttgtttttattctgttagaGTAAGCCTCCCCCTCCACCTCCAACCGGTTTTCCCAAGATGCCTCAGATGCCTGGTCCTGGGGGGCCCACTGCCCCTCCAGGTGCTGGGTCTGCCGTCAACATGTTTTCCAGAAAAGCAGGTAAGATGCACAGTAGACTGGAAATTTGACTCAACCTCATACTTTTCAGGGCAGACATTTATGGATACCATGCATCTTTTAAATCCTTAGTTGTAATTTGTTTGGCTGTTTGTGTCTTCTCAGGCACTAGGAGCAGATATGTGGACGTTCTGAACCCGAGTGGAACAGCTAAGCCGAGTGGAGTGGCCCCGGCTCCTGTGGACCTATTTGCTCCTTTGGCCCCCATGCCCATGCCTGCTCACCTGTTTGTGCCTAGTTCAGGTGTGTGTTGTGAAAATACAATAAGCGAACcgagaacatttaaaaacatctcagaCTGGAAcataagtattattttttttcttgctgttttttaaCATTCTAGCTTAGCTTTTATTTGAAGAGTTCAAAATTCTTTAAATGTAATTAGGTGACAGATAACATGTGTCGCTCCTTCaagctttttttgtgttgttgttgtttttgcccaAATTCAAGACAACAGTGAAACTTAAGAATCtattcttttcagtttttttgttgataaGCTGAAAAAAGCTAATAAAGTTAAAcacctaaaagaaaaatgaaatattttttctgtttccctcttTATGTGAAGCTCCCAGTGACCAGCAGCCTCAGGAAGGCAGCGAAGGTGGAAATCAAGAGCAGAATTCACCAAGCAGCAGCGCTGCTCCACAGGttcctttgatttttaaacatttgcacaaCATCCTGCGTGCCTATGTTGATGaaactgtaaattattttcCCATTCTGGATCAGGATGGAGTTGGGGGAAACGTTTCTATTTCTAGGAATTATTCTCATCAGGGAATCAAGcgatctgttttttgtttttgtttgttgttttttttctgtttcagtgtttaAGGCCTAAGGTATTTTGGAATATCTGCTGTGTATCAGAA
The sequence above is a segment of the Gambusia affinis linkage group LG17, SWU_Gaff_1.0, whole genome shotgun sequence genome. Coding sequences within it:
- the sec16a gene encoding protein transport protein Sec16A isoform X2, whose translation is MQPTPRAGPPRAGPPRASMPNMTGRIRPQKHATAVTATMPPPTQPITDPFAFGRAQPPMAAGGLPTIPNSSPPQMQTPPNAMYSQLGSGLPPQSQLLENVPAAVAGPPAQSLSGVTLFTPQVTPSAGGFPSPSTTGYASANSEQDYFNSRDPTATMSTDASHTSPAPSNTLFNPDFQAHHLGHPLPFQPLPSSSSSTQWAPDHSSRPPSVQNYFQPTVDPPARPSNIPPQTQMYPSHSQSPHHSAPTPQAYSGHPQIHPPAPLQNPVAAASSLLPDPNGPQHLNSHLQAQSYFSQSSAPQDLWFNQPVQDSGYHQMGTGSGHHQPPTDSAGSPHVSSTGPGSVSQPAPSSVPATDVYGQESGTISMFFKGSDVENEETLADERNKTLNGVAGSFQNNSNLPSHSSHSDLAVDYQGVSVPDHSRLPYMNESSHPLQGHIQKLPDNDFDHVENLECVPNQEVLPNEFSSSPAAAIAACNPVDQFETGPNLETPDSAPRPMRSASVSSNYSNLSHGSGTDPRRHQGVEGTFIQQESPRLADNPNTSSAAAAAAGGYFEQIDTSPSGDVGVQGSVEHMWHPTPSPPKPTGIFQASANSSFEPVRSHSVGVRPAEIDRAKMVAEGGSDSTSGNLEQPPDNMENIYGPGQAPASAPSDVLSSQAHSVIHPHSRPSSRAFGANRPCESPATTLWAQNDPMSLGTNILLAPAAPPVLAPLREPSADVIQPPEDSPLDLQASQRVQTASQQHSENLENPPKVSDAEPADSQSGLGYASLLVSGSLHQPVLIAPPVSNYSVISPSIPTVSSSQTNHGEVVSPERPPPQGLGASISQPSALPSKQNPLVSSGSIAFCSSAPNQGPLNLTRDKTVGATSEITTPPLSQPVHPPLSRGQSLGGENHSTVNSQPVSLVTASVSNHNQTLNYELLDFSMHQSHGQSQAYGQPSSLHESSQSSNGFYLQVTKDAQQGVRDGGNLSIQTVTSTSASQAPPGLPPAAPNTQQTQSEPPKTSNSQVSLQGQRDAAAVPVSGAQLFHGQYSTPAQGPAGGNAPPPAAPGVCPPGTQGAVPPGDSQAVPAEAPRPPSSAGSHQGYVNPPPPGSGQMYSSYYGNYGEYADSRGQYPPGQYPPPPGDPRIQQYYQDANYRGRGDPWYGSNPGYRDPNYQYREPQSDRPSSRSSQYSDRPSSRQGYSEDYQRQNRSAYGEYYADYPKHYDYRGYNYGQYDQRYRGYYDQSYWSYYNDAYRNGYYNQQYPSRKDGYDDQWQYYPGYDRSFDDDNVRGRDAYGDDFDRHSVHSEQSAHSVHSSTSHHSRQSSFSSRSQQSQVYRSQPDLVSAVYDITQSTLPVDYSYGQYPNQADATQNYSQYMYPSEYTADSTWIAPEQPPPRPATPEKFTMPHRCARFGPGGHLIQVLPNLPSAGQPALVEIHNMETMLQDTADQAELRGFPGPLIKEETHKVDVIKFSQNKAMECSRDNNLLDRDSARLLWDFIVLLCRQNGTVVGTDIADLLLKEHRSVWLPGKSPNEANLIDFNNEPLARAEEEPGAGPLSLLSDTFMIVPENIGKETERFRELLLFGRKKDALEAAMKGGLWGHALLLASKMDNRTHARVMTRFANSLPMNDPLQTMYQLMSGRMPASAMCCGEEKWGDWRPHLAMVLSNLTHNMDLDTRTITTMGDTLASKGLTDAAHFCYLMAQVGLGVYTKKSTKLVLLGSNHSLAFNQFATNEAIQRTEAYEYAQSLGSQPCSLPNFQVFKLIYACRLAESGLSAQAFHYCEAIAKTVLMHASYYSPVFISQIIQMSEKLRFFDPQLKERPEQELFIEPEWLIRLKQLDGQIRTGVITYNRDRSTPAQFDCISESSDLEPQSPTEPYSMPLEVDGQAPDNQLMSSLMPGPQPQAVQLMPPAPSSILHEGAAPAQFPPSSDVPQFYPVPPSGPPGQIPMPGFPPQDPGVAHPPFYSQHEQTYPGAHQQFVPPPQEGQMSPHMFPSQVPHSPVQMTHPPFQMPQHMPPSPGHMAPMEQPHSPHPEMHPTHPMSTSPHRSSFTPQMDLYDHMAIMGPRRSRTTSQSSMHLPSGRSSRRASESSTHSGGRERSNSAVKQASPPPPSIPEQPRKEEARKAKKDSPEKSKGWSFWPFGKRKNEAHLPDDKNPSIVWDEKKNRWVDLNEPEEESKPPPPPPTGFPKMPQMPGPGGPTAPPGAGSAVNMFSRKAGTRSRYVDVLNPSGTAKPSGVAPAPVDLFAPLAPMPMPAHLFVPSSAPSDQQPQEGSEGGNQEQNSPSSSAAPQVFNPTLLPPAPEGPPVPDGSQSGESHPNQGTTPAGGVTFYNPTQFSQISAPSGGGQRSSRLGQRQYPVYK